One window of Triplophysa rosa linkage group LG8, Trosa_1v2, whole genome shotgun sequence genomic DNA carries:
- the psmc4 gene encoding 26S proteasome regulatory subunit 6B, whose amino-acid sequence MEDGGVLVEKPQDEVPALLNSRPQTGLSFLAPEPEDLEDLYSRYKKLQQELEFLEVQEEYIKDEQKNLKKEFLHAQEEVKRIQSIPLVIGQFLEAVDQNTAIVGSTTGSNYYVRILSTIDRELLKPNASVALHKHSNALVDVLPPEADSSIMMLTSDQKPDVTYSEIGGMDIQKQEVREAVELPLTHFELYKQIGIDPPRGVLMYGPPGCGKTMLAKAVAHHTTAAFIRVVGSEFVQKYLGEGPRMVRDVFRLAKENAPAIIFIDEIDAIATKRFDAQTGADREVQRILLELLNQMDGFDQNVNVKVIMATNRADTLDPALLRPGRLDRKIEFPLPDRRQKRLVFSTITSQMNLSEEVDLEDYVARPDKISGADINSICQEAGMLAVRENRYIVLAKDFEKAYKTVIKKDEQEHEFYK is encoded by the exons ATGGAGGACGGCGGAGTGCTGGTTGAGAAACCTCAG GATGAAGTGCCGGCATTGCTGAATTCAAGACCTCAAACTGGCTTGTCCTTCTTGGCTCCTGAACCAGAAGATCTGGAGGACCTTTACAGCAGATATAAG AAGTTGCAGCAGGAGCTAGAGTTTTTGGAGGTGCAGGAGGAATACATTAAAGATGAGCAGAAGAACCTGAAGAAGGAATTCCTTCATGCCCAAGAGGAGGTGAAGAGGATACAGAGCATCCCTCTGGTTATTGGGCAGTTTCTAGAAGCGGTTGACCAGAATACTGCTATTGTGGGCTCAACCACAG GCTCCAATTACTATGTACGAATTCTGAGCACAATTGACAGAGAACTGTTGAAGCCCAATGCGTCTGTTGCTCTACACAAACACAGCAATGCGCTGGTGGATGTTCTTCCTCCAGAGGCTGACAGCAGCATCATGATGCTCACATCAG ATCAAAAACCAGATGTGACCTACTCTGAAATCGGAGGAATGGACatccaaaaacaggaagtgagagAGGCTGTTGAGCTTCCTCTTACACATTTTGAGCTCTACAAACAG ATTGGTATCGATCCACCCAGAGGAGTGCTTATGTATGGACCCCCTGGCTGTGGAAAGACTATGCTGGCAAAAGCTGTGGCTCACCACACTACAG cgGCCTTCATCCGTGTTGTGGGCTCAGAGTTTGTGCAGAAATATCTGGGCGAGGGTCCGCGCATGGTACGAGATGTCTTTCGACTGGCGAAAGAGAATGCCCCAGCCATCATCTTCATTGATGAGATTGATGCTATTGCTACTAAGCGTTTTGATGCACAGACTGGAG cTGACAGAGAAGTGCAGAGAATCTTGCTTGAGCTCCTCAATCAAATGGATGGCTTCGATCAGAATGTGAATGTGAAG GTCATCATGGCCACAAACAGGGCTGACACTCTAGACCCAGCCTTGTTGCGCCCTGGTAGACTGGACCGTAAGATTGAGTTCCCGCTACCTGACCGTCGACAGAAGCGTCTAGTGTTTTCCACCATCACCAGCCAGATGAACTTGTCGGAGGAAGTCGACCTGGAAGACT ATGTTGCCAGGCCTGACAAGATCTCTGGTGCAGATATCAACTCTATTTGCCAGGAG GCTGGAATGCTTGCTGTGCGTGAAAACCGTTATATTGTGCTGGCAAAGGATTTTGAGAAGGCTTACAAGACTGTTATTAAGAAGGATGAGCAGGAACACGAGTTCTACAAATAG
- the scn1ba gene encoding sodium channel, voltage-gated, type I, beta a — MFCMLKMSALRLVWVPMLLCVTHAWLCHGVCVEVDSDTEAVLGKGFKLTCISCKMRGETQASATVDWWFMAKGESEFTQIYNYADIRGYIMDDRFADRLHWNGSKNTVDVQDGSIYILNVSYNDTGTYRCYFDRNLFFSNYEFHTNDTKFVTINVMGRATRGVASILSEIMMYVSIIGLQFWLVVEMVYCYRKIAAAGEEALRESEAEYLAITSESKDNCAGVAVAE; from the exons ATGTTCTGCATGCTGAAGATGTCTGCACTGCGGCTCGTGTGGGTCCCCATGCTCTTGTGTGTAACACATG CTTGGCTTTGCCATGGAGTCTGTGTGGAGGTGGATTCGGACACagaagcagtgttgggtaaaggATTCAAACTAACCTGCATCTCTTGCAAGATGAGAGGAGAGACACAAGCCTCCGCCACTGTGGACTGGTGGTTTATGGCTAAAGGCGAGAGTGAATTCACACAA ATCTACAATTACGCAGACATTAGGGGCTATATAATGGATGACCGCTTTGCTGATCGTTTACACTGGAACGGCAGTAAAAATACTGTGGACGTGCAGGACGGCTCAATCTACATCCTCAATGTCAGCTATAATGATACCGGCACCTATCGATGCTACTTCGACCGGAATCTCTTCTTTTCCAATTACGAATTCCACACCAATGACACCAAGTTTGTCACCATCAACGTGATGGGCAGAG CTACTCGAGGCGTGGCATCCATCCTATCTGAGATCATGATGTATGTCTCCATCATCGGGCTGCAGTTTTGGCTGGTGGTGGAGATGGTCTACTGTTACAGGAAGATAGCTGCAGCTGGAGAAGAGGCGttgagagagagcga GGCGGAATATTTAGCTATAACCTCAGAGAGCAAAGATAATTGTGCAGGCGTAGCAGTGGCGGAATAA